One window of the Osmerus mordax isolate fOsmMor3 chromosome 2, fOsmMor3.pri, whole genome shotgun sequence genome contains the following:
- the ranbp2 gene encoding E3 SUMO-protein ligase RanBP2, translating into MRRSKAEVDRYISSVQNSSPSLKERPIKGFLFAKLYSEAKEYELAKRHVSEYLKVQERDPKAHKFLGQLYEREGDINKAVGCYKRSVDMNPAQKDLVLKVAELLCSKAEDDSRAEFWVEKASKMLPGNPAVFNLKERLLSRRGQQGWNQLFDLLQAELAMRPSDAHVNMKLVQLYTSDGRQEEAVRHCLSTEKKGLLRHNLDWYTTVVHTLQEYLYQPSVMSNEKMCRQLQKELLLAHSNLLRLTLSGKGVQPSVDALRSFDCAMQALNKTTGGGTDELSEMFAEMRGHLYLHAGTLLLKMAQERLQQWRTVVDLAGLCYLLAYQVPRPKARVSKGDQSVPSPLELLSNERQSQSGHMLLNLSTDTHTFVREVVETFGNRSGQGCLFELLFGPQAPAGASFIGNDDIRSINTQGPDLADLEKWDKESILLHGGDLQQLCWLGLQWSFLGQSPPLGSWLRQLFPRLTLETSKLDTNTPESICLLDLEVFLCGVVFCSHTQLQESARISSSGQQQLLKEPRCLPPPLLLLLSTDRQREWWDAVYSLIHQQAAPGMSAKLRVIVQHGLSTLRAGEKHGLQPALPIHWAQHLSQTGVGVNSYYEQNEYIGRSVHYWHVVLPLLDKIKRRRSIPEPLQPLFMHFPSRDIQISAVKSYEEEARIAFATHLDIEGKTEEAVASLESVNNISSNWHLAQIFQRLSEEAGNGVEETQDRCITYLRKFKTYLSKIYNANADDMDKLPVSMEEVMDLLNDVNQQLRDSGEAVGEEDMNGFPALSSPSQFTETVATISHTKLSPSPSKGIVSPSKRHLISPKAPPPWVEDQKALMQKLCQQVEALKNEVHDLKLNSSENVASPHHRMYGDSYGAEGLQENYPPAQTFHGAPLTVSTTGPSVYYNQSPAYNSQYLLRTAANVTPTKAPMYGINCLPPQQRMYTYQQPTHTPPLQTTPACIYPPQDQVFGAPLRFESPATSLLSPYSEEYYGHGVTQPTTNPPLPEPGYFTKPSAVPPQPPKSIEGKPMDFGKISFGQQAPAETPKVPSFGAGIVAQSTPSASFKFNSNFKSNDGDFTFTSQAKNSESLLGLLTSDLPAKTDATPENKQAAIEQPGSQGGIFTFGSKTTAGFSFTDAAQASTGLFGKTEQPFSFTDVAKPAFGLPNTGQEEKAAESDNESTHAEEDEDGPHFEPIVPLPDKVDVKTGEEEEEEMFCNRAKLFRFDADTKEWKERGLGSLKILKHTTSGKVRLLMRREQVLKICANHYITADMLLKPNAGSDKSWVWNAVDYAEEVPKPEQLAVRFKTADEATLFQIKFEEAQKIVPASPEKHDTSEKKEASLKPPAPQATSLAFQFAKKDGEWDCNVCCVRNAAAAIQCVACQSANPNAPSKSESNSANEAKALTGGVASVGGFTFGFAADSSKAASSSSSKGFGAFGASIPSSFTFGTGSSATPSAFGAASSSSAAPAAFVTTDSSSAFPSLFGASSTSIPATFGSQFVKKLGQWDCDTCAVRNEASANSCVSCQTPNPSAMPPASAPTASFGSGFGAQFVKKAGQWDCDTCAVRNEASANGCVSCQTPNPSAMPPASAPTASFGSGFGAQFVKKAGQWDCDTCAVRNEASANSCVSCQTPNPSVKPAAAVTSTKSSAQPLVSGFGAQFNKKDGQWDCDTCAVRNETSANSCVSCQTPNPSAKPPASASTASFGSGFGAQFVKKVGQWDCDTCAVRNEASSNSCVSCQTPNPSIKSTEVAPAPSKLSASGFGSAFSKKDGQWDCDACLVRNDVSASQCVSCQTANPNASLAAMFAKKESQWDCDACLVRNEASAGQCVSCQTPNPNAKSTIAAAPSSSSFSFSFGTKSSSSQPAETGFKAAFTSANAFKFGSSEDKSSPASFKFEAPPSTEDNPPTAAGFSFTMPVPAGGFKFGTQETPQETPPADATSLGSGSASMFLKNIAEQHREKEKESVVPISASETLVDKTDQDDNPLFTGKPNTFTFADLSKSSQGDFQFGQTDPNFRGFVRAGEQLFTSVRPGQRPESSADQDEEDMYKTEENDDIQFEPVVQMPDKVDLVTGEEDEQALYSQRVKLFRFDPTTSQWKERGVGVLKFLKNASNGRLRVLMRREQVLKVCANHWITTTMNLKPLAGSDKAWMWLANDFSDGDARLEQLAAKFKTPELAEEFKLKFEECQRLLLDIPLQTPHKLVDTGRTAHLIKKAEEMKSGLKDLKSFLTDDKTKIKDNAGQAGDTTASNISSLVIKPHADSTGPTLEWDNYDLREEALDDSVDTSVYASPIASSPIRKNLFRFGEPTAGFSFCFQPVVSPSKSPTKLNQSGVSVGTDDENDVTQEEERDGQYFEPVVPLPDLINTSTGEENEQVLFSHRAKLYRYDKDLKQWKERGIGDLKLLQNYDTKRVRLVMRRDQVLKICANHWINSTMKLEPMKGAEKAWVWSAIDFTEGEGKVEQLAVRFKLQDVANSFRDVFDEAKDAQEKEMLVTPVMSTEAPPHETATGTTTPLCGKAAISVLEETTRERTELPPETFHTPDSKSSTATPHSLFNLSKTVVSPPKFVFGTHTLQKIFGSPTSSSETEGSSASSKPRDSGPDPPTSSATPAFKIPEKGLDFRLFKDNPMAFWTCTSSTQSEPPVPPQDERSSVESDPEVVYVREPTLEQAALARELLLPLTFFCYQNEPGYISDDQPDDEDFETAVKALNGILYPDPVQRTSAISSSQVKAFGVDPDCEVVWEKKPTPEEEQMAKCLLLPPTFFCGVTSDSEADKDKPEDFETEVRKAQDALNSQRSTDATLSSETPDQMAISKEAETSTTEEHIPDQSAQIKASSSSPIDLSTKKTKDNPEALTFPAPAVSPPAPSVSPPAPAVSPPAPDVSPPAPAVSPSAPAVFPPAPAVSPPAPSVSPPAPAVSPPAPAVSPPAPSVSPPAPSVSPPAPAVSPPAPDVSPPAPSVSPPAPDVSPPAPDVSPPAPSVSPPAPSVSPPAPSVSPPAPSVSPPAPAVSPPAPAVSPPAPAVSPPAPAVSPPAPAVSPPAPSNYSPAVADSTTVSTNFTATTITQDTSSFGFKTIGGGFSFADLAQNTGEYAFGQSNSDFSWTGAGATVFGAAPQPKKDGEEAGSDEDDAADNADIHFEPIVSLPEVETKSGEEDEEILFKERTKLYRWDRDLNQWKERGVGDIKILYHPEKRFYRVLMRREQVLRVCANHTISLAMDLKPMNTSAQALVWTATDHAEGEGKVEQLAAKFKTPELAESFRKTFTECQSRMGQSDSLAMMSPQMSRAQEHSRESNPRVYLTITADDEALGTVIIELFSHIVPKTAENFRILCTGQKGFGLRDSIFHRVVPDFMCQGGDITSQDGTGGKSIYGGKFEDENFDVRHTGPGLLSMANRGRDTNNSQFFITLKKAEHLDFKHVAFGFVQEGMETVRQMGELGTKTGKPTKKIVITECGQL; encoded by the exons ATGCGGCGAAGCAAAGCCGAAGTGGACCGGTATATTTCCTCAGTACAAAATTCGTCTCCTTCACTGAAAGAG AGACCAATAAAAGGATTTTTATTTGCTAAATTGTATTCTGAAGCAAAGGAGTATGAACTTGCTAAAAG ACATGTATCAGAATACCTCAAGGTGCAGGAGAGGGATCCCAAGGCACATAAGTTCCTTGGTCAGCTctatgaaagagagggagatatcaACAAGGCAGTGGGATGCTATAAG AGGTCGGTGGACATGAACCCAGCTCAGAAGGACCTCGTTTTGAAGGTGGCTGAGCTACTGTGCAGTAAAGCGGAGGATGACAGCAGGGCGGAGTTTTGGGTAGAGAAGGCTAGCAAAATGTTACCCGGCAACCCTGCAGTCTTCAACCTGAAG GAGCGCTTGTTGAGCCGTCgggggcagcagggctggaACCAGCTGTTTGACCTGCTCCAGGCAGAGTTGGCGATGCGGCCGTCGGACGCTCATGTGAACATGAAGCTGGTTCAGCTGTACACCTCAGacggcagacaggaagaggctgTCCGACACTGCCTCAGCACAGAGAAGAAAGGCCTTCTCAGACACAACCTGGACTGGTACACTACTGTGGTGCACACTCTGCAG GAGTACCTTTACCAACCGAGTGTGATGTCCAACGAGAAGATGTGTAGGCAGCTACAGAAAGAACTGCTATTGGCCCACAGTAACCTGCTGAGACTCACACTGTCTGGGAAAGGAGTGCAGCCGAGTGTGGATGCCCTGAGAAG ttttgaCTGTGCCATGCAGGCCCTGAATAAGACAACGGGCGGTGGGACAGACGAGCTGAGTGAGATGTTTGCAGAAATGAGGGGGCATCTTTACCTGCATGCTGGCACTCTACTGCTGAAGATGGCACAGGAGAGACTGCAACAGTGGAGGACTGTGGTCGATCTGGCTGGACTGTGCTACCTACTAGCGTATCAG GTCCCCAGACCAAAGGCCAGGGTGTCGAAAGGTGACCAGTCTGTCCCTTCGCCCCTCGAGCTTCTTTCCAACGAGAGGCAGAGCCAATCAGGACACATGCTGCTCAACCTCAGTACTGACACGCACACGTTTGTCAGAGAG GTGGTGGAGACGTTTGGGAACCGCAGTGGGCAGGGCTGTCTGTTTGAGCTGCTGTTTGGCCCCCAGGCTCCTGCCGGCGCGTCCTTCATTGGCAACGATGACATCCGCTCCATCAACACCCAGGGCCCAGACTTGGCAGACCTAGAGAAATGGGACAAGG AATCCATCCTGCTGCATGGCGGGGACCTGCAGCAGTTGTGCTGGCTGGGCCTGCAGTGGTCTTTCCTGGGCCAGAGCCCGCCCCTTGGGTCCTGGCTTAGGCAGCTGTTCCCAAGACTCACCCTGGAGACTTCCAAACTGGACACCAACACGCCTGAGTCCATCTGCCTGCTGGACCTGGAG GTGTTCCTTTGCGGTGTGGTGTTCTGCAGTCACACCCAGTTGCAGGAGAGCGCCAGGATAAGCTCTTCAGGCCAGCAGCAGCTGCTCAAAGAGCCTCGCTGTctacccccgcccctcctcctcctgctctccacagacaggcagagggaatGGTGGGACGCAGTCTACAGCCTCATCCACCAGCAAGCCGC GCCTGGTATGTCAGCCAAACTGAGGGTGATTGTGCAGCATGGCCTGAGCACCCTGAGAGCTGGAGAGAAACACGGTCTTCAACCAGCCCTGCCCATACACTGGGCTCAGCACCTCAGCCAGAcg GGCGTCGGGGTGAACTCCTACTATGAGCAGAACGAGTACATAGGACGCAGTGTCCACTACTGGCACGTGGTGCTCCCACTGCTGGACAAGATCAAGCGGCGACGCAGCATCCCTGAGCCCCTGCAGCCTCTCTTCATGCACTTCCCCTCCAGGGACATACAG atctCAGCAGTTAAGAGCTATGAGGAAGAGGCCAGGATAGCGTTTGCCACGCACCTGGACATTGAGGGTAAAACGGAGGAGGCCGTCGCTAGTCTGGAGAGCGTCAATAACATCTCGTCCAACTGGCACCTGGCTCAG ATCTTCCAACGCCTGTCGGAAGAGGCTGGTAATGGAGTAGAGGAGACCCAGGACAGGTGCATCACGTACCTCAGGAAGTTCAAGACCTACCTATCCAAGATCTACAACGCTAATGCAGATGACATGGATAAG CTGCCAGTTTCcatggaggaggtgatggatcTCCTGAACGATGTGAACCAACAGCTGAGGGACAGTGGGGAGGCCGTGGGTGAAGAGGACATGAACGGATTTCCAGCCCTCTCCAGTCCCAGTCAGTTCACAGAGACGGTTGCCACCATCTCTCACACCAAGTTGTCACCCTCCCCCAGCAAAGGCATCGTGTCACCTTCTAAGAGACACCTG ATATCACCAAAGGCACCACCCCCTTGGGTAGAAGACCAGAAGGCTCTCATGCAGAAGCTCTGTCAACAGGTGGAGGCGCTCAAG AATGAAGTCCATGACCTGAAGCTCAACTCGTCAGAGAACGTTGCCTCGCCTCACCACAGGATGTATGGGGACAGTTACGGGGCCGAGGGCCTGCAGGAGAACTACCCACCAGCACAGACCTTCCATGGGGCCCCCCTCACTG TTTCCACAACAGGCCCCTCCGTGTACTATAACCAGTCACCAGCTTATAACTCCCAATATCTTCTCCGCACTGCAGCCAATGTTACCCCAACTAAG gCTCCAATGTATGGGATTAACTGTCTGCCACCACAACAGCGCATGTATACGTACCAGCAGCCTACTCACACGCCACCCCTGCAGACTACTCCAGCCTGCATCTATCCTCCCCAAGACCAAGTCTTCGGCGCGCCGCTCCGCTTCGAGTCACCAGCAACCAGTCTACTATCACCTTACAGTGAAGAGTATTATGGCCATGGAGTCACTCAGCCAACCaccaaccctcccctccctgagccTGGATACTTTACAAAACCCTCTGCCGTTCCTCCGCAACCACCAAAAAGCATTGAGGGGAAGCCCATGGACTTTGGGAAGATCTCCTTTGGGCAGCAAGCCCCAGCTGAGACTCCCAAAGTGCCGAGTTTCGGTGCGGGGATAGTTGCCCAGTCCACCCCCTCTGCCTCATTCAAGTTCAACTCCAACTTCAAATCGAACGATGGGGACTTTACCTTTACGTCTCAGGCTAAAAACAGCGAGAGTCTGCTCGGCCTCTTGACATCGGACTTGCCTGCCAAAACGGATGCGACTCCAGAGAACAAGCAAGCAGCTATAGAGCAGCCTGGCAGCCAAGGGGGCATCTTCACCTTTGGCAGTAAAACTACAGCCGGCTTCTCTTTCACAGACGCAGCACAGGCTTCAACTGGCCTGTTTGGGAAAACGGAGCAGCCGTTCAGTTTCACCGACGTCGCCAAGCCTGCGTTTGGGCTGCCCAACACTGGACAGGAAGAGAAGGCGGCTGAAAGCGACAATGAAAGCACCCACgcggaggaagacgaggacgGCCCCCACTTTGAGCCCATTGTCCCCCTTCCTGATAAGGTGGATGTGAAaacgggggaggaagaggaggaggagatgttcTGCAACAGGGCAAAGCTCTTCCGATTTGACGCCGACACAAAggagtggaaggagaggggtCTTGGGAGCTTGAAGATCCTAAAGCACACCACGTCGGGGAAAGTCCGTCTGCTGATGAGGAGGGAGCAGGTCTTGAAGATTTGCGCCAACCATTACATCACCGCGGACATGCTTCTGAAGCCAAACGCCGGATCTGACAAGTCCTGGGTCTGGAATGCTGTGGATTACGCCGAAGAAGTTCCCAAGCCCGAGCAGCTTGCTGTTCGCTTCAAGACCGCTGACGAGGCTACACTCTTCCAAATAAAGTTTGAGGAAGCCCAGAAGATCGTGCCTGCATCTCCTGAAAAGCATGATACGTCTGAGAAAAAAGAGGCCTCTCTGAAACCTCCTGCTCCCCAGGCGACGAGTTTGGCATTCCAGTTTGCGAAGAAAGACGGCGAATGGGACTGCAACGTGTGCTGTGTCAGAAATGCAGCCGCTGCGATTCAGTGTGTCGCCTGTCAAAGTGCTAACCCAAATGCTCCATCCAAGTCAGAAAGCAATAGCGCGAATGAGGCTAAAGCCTTAACAGGTGGCGTAGCCTCAGTGGGGGGCTTTACTTTTGGATTTGCAGCTGATTCATCAAAAGCCGCTAGCTCAAGCTCCTCTAAAGGATTCGGAGCCTTTGGAGCTTCCATTCCCTCTTCTTTCACATTTGGAACCGGTAGTAGTGCTACACCTTCTGCATTCGGTGCAGCTAGTAGTAGTAGTGCTGCCCCTGCTGCATTTGTAACAACTGACAGTAGTAGTgcttttccttctctttttggAGCAAGTAGTACTTCTATCCCTGCTACTTTTGGATCCCAGTTTGTCAAAAAACTAGGCCAGTGGGATTGTGACACATGTGCTGTGAGAAACGAGGCCTCCGCAAACAGTTGTGTCTCATGTCAAACACCAAACCCCTCAGCAATGCCTCCTGCCTCAGCCCCAACTGCCTCTTTCGGGTCTGGTTTTGGAGCTCAGTTTGTAAAGAAAGCTGGGCAGTGGGACTGTGACACGTGTGCTGTGAGAAATGAGGCCTCCGCAAACGGTTGTGTGTCATGTCAAACACCAAACCCCTCAGCAATGCCTCCTGCCTCAGCCCCAACTGCCTCTTTTGGGTCTGGTTTTGGAGCTCAGTTTGTAAAGAAAGCTGGGCAGTGGGACTGTGACACGTGTGCTGTGAGAAACGAGGCCTCCGCAAACAGTTGTGTCTCATGTCAAACTCCTAACCCCTCGGTGAAACCAGCTGCTGCAGTTACATCAACAAAGTCATCTGCTCAACCCCTTGTGTCTGGTTTTGGAGCTCAGTTTAACAAGAAGGATGGCCAGTGGGATTGTGACACGTGTGCTGTGAGAAACGAGACATCCGCAAACAGTTGTGTCTCATGTCAAACACCAAACCCCTCAGCAAAACCTCCTGCCTCAGCCTCAACTGCCTCTTTCGGGTCTGGTTTTGGAGCTCAGTTTGTAAAGAAAGTTGGGCAGTGGGACTGTGACACGTGTGCTGTGAGAAACGAGGCTTCCTCAAACAGTTGTGTCTCATGTCAAACACCAAACCCCTCAATTAAAAGCACTGAAGTGGCACCAGCACCGTCAAAACTCTCAGCGTCAGGATTTGGATCTGCCTTTTCTAAAAAGGATGGACAGTGGGACTGTGATGCCTGTCTTGTCAGGAATGATGTTTCCGCCTCTCAATGTgtttcctgtcagacagcaaaCCCCAATGCGTCCCTGGCGGCCATGTTTGCTAAGAAGGAAAGCCAGTGGGATTGTGACGCATGCCTTGTGAGAAACGAAGCCTCTGCCGGCCAATGTGTGTCCTGTCAGACGCCAAACCCCAATGCTAAAAGCACAATCGCTGCTGCGCCGTCAAGCTCTTCCTTCAGCTTTAGCTTTGGAACCAAGAGTTCCTCCAGTCAACCGGCTGAAACTGGCTTCAAAGCTGCTTTCACTTCCGCCAATGCTTTTAAGTTTGGTTCAAGCGAAGATAAAAGCTCCCCTGCTTCCTTCAAGTTTGAGGCGCCTCCTTCAACTGAGGATAATCCCCCCACGGCTGCAGGCTTCTCGTTTACCATGCCCGTCCCAGCCGGTGGTTTCAAATTTGGCACTCAGGAAactccacaggaaacccctCCAGCTGACGCTACATCACTGGGGTCAGGGTCTGCATCCATGTTTTTAAAGAACATAGCCGAGCAACAccgggagaaggagaaagagtccGTTGTCCCAATATCTGCATCAGAAACACTTGTAGATAAGACGGACCAAGATGACAATCCCCTCTTCACTGGGAAGCCCAACACATTCACTTTTGCAGACTTGTCAAAATCGTCACAgggagactttcagtttggcCAGACTGATCCAAATTTCAGAGGCTTCGTGAGAGCGGGTGAGCAGCTGTTCACATCAGTGCGGCCCGGCCAGAGGCCCGAAAGCTCGGCTGATCAGGATGAGGAGGACATGTACAAAACTGAGGAGAATGACGACATCCAGTTTGAGCCGGTTGTCCAGATGCCGGACAAGGTGGATCTGGTcacaggggaggaggatgagcaggcACTTTACTCTCAGCGTGTGAAACTCTTTCGGTTTGACCCCACCACCAGCCAGTGGAAAGAGCGGGGTGTTGGTGTCCTAAAGTTTCTCAAAAACGCATCTAATGGCAGGCTGAGGGTTTTGATGAGACGGGAGCAGGTGCTGAAGGTCTGTGCCAACCACTGGATCACCACCACTATGAACCTGAAACCCCTGGCCGGTTCAGATAAGGCCTGGATGTGGTTGGCAAACGACTTCTCGGATGGAGATGCCAGATTGGAACAATTAGCTGCTAAGTTTAAAACCCCGGAGCTTGCAGAAGAGTTCAAGCTCAAGTTTGAAGAGTGTCAGAGGCTGCTGTTGGACATACCCTTGCAGACCCCTCACAAGCTGGTTGACACAGGAAGAACTGCACACCTCATTAAGAAAGCTGAGGAGATGAAGTCTGGATTAAAAGACCTCAAGTCCTTCCTCACCGATGACAAAACAAAGATCAAAGACAATGCCGGCCAGGCAGGGGACACAACGGCGAGCAACATCTCCAGTTTAGTCATCAAACCACATGCTGATAGCACAGGCCCTACCTTAGAGTGGGACAATTATGACCTGAGGGAAGAGGCTCTGGATGACAGCGTTGACACGTCCGTCTATGCTTCTCCAATAGCAAGCAGCCCCATCAGGAAGAACCTCTTCCGCTTTGGAGAGCCGACTGCTGGCTTTAGCTTTTGCTTTCAGCCAGTTGTCAGTCCTTCCAAGTCCCCTACCAAGCTAAACCAGAGCGGCGTGTCGGTGGGAACAGACGACGAGAATGATGTgacgcaggaggaggagagggacggaCAGTACTTTGAGCCCGTGGTTCCTCTGCCAGATCTGATCAACACCTCCACGGGAGAGGAAAACGAGCAGGTGCTGTTCAGCCACCGGGCCAAGCTGTATCGCTACGACAAAGACCTGAAACAATGGAAGGAAAGGGGTATCGGGGATCTCAAGCTGCTGCAGAATTATGACACCAAACGCGTGCGACTGGTTATGAGGAGAGACCAAGTCCTGAAGATCTGTGCCAACCATTGGATAAACTCAACCATGAAGCTCGAGCCCATGAAGGGTGCTGAGAAGGCCTGGGTCTGGAGTGCCATAGACTTCACTGAAGGGGAGGGCAAGGTGGAGCAGTTAGCAGTGAGGTTTAAACTGCAAGACGTGGCCAACTCCTTCCGAGATGTCTTTGATGAGGCCAAGGACGCCCAGGAGAAGGAGATGCTGGTGACCCCAGTTATGTCCACGGAGGCCCCACCACATGAGACAGCCACTGGAACGACCACCCCATTATGTGGGAAGGCAGCCATTTCTGTGCTTGAAGAGACCACCAGGGAACGCACAGAGCTCCCACCTGAGACCTTCCACACCCCAGACAGCAAGTCCTCAACCGCCACACCACACAGCCTCTTCAACCTGTCCAAGACGGTCGTCTCTCCACCCAAGTTTGTCTttggcacacacaccctccagaaGATCTTTGGCAGCCCCACTTCTTCCTCGGAAACGGAGGGTTCTTCAGCAAGCTCCAAGCCTAGGGACAGCGGCCCAgacccccccacctcttctGCAACCCCTGCCTTCAAGATCCCGGAGAAAG GCTTGGATTTTAGGCTTTTCAAAGATAACCCAATGGCTTTTTGGACCTGCACATCGTCCACCCAATCTGAGCCCCCAG TGCCCCCTCAGGACGAGCGCAGTAGCGTCGAGTCTGACCCGGAGGTGGTCTATGTGAGGGAGCCCACCCTAGAGCAAGCTGCTCTAGCCAGGGAGCTGCTGCTGCCGCTCACGTTCTTCTGCTACCAGAATGAGCCGGGCTACATCAGCGATGACCAGCCTGATG ATGAGGACTTTGAGACGGCGGTGAAGGCCTTAAATGGAATTCTGTATCCTGATCCTGTTCAGAGGACAAGCGCAATCTCAA GCTCCCAGGTAAAGGCCTTTGGGGTGGATCCAGACTGTGAGGTGGTCTGGGAGAAGAAGCCCACTCCTGAGGAGGAGCAGATGGCCAAATGCCTCCTGCTGCCCCCAACCTTCTTCTGCGGGGTGACCAGTGACAGTGAGGCCGACAAAGACAAGCCTGAAGACTTTGAGACAGAGGTCCGCAAAGCCCAGGATGCTCTG AATTCCCAGAGGAGCACAGATGCCACTCTCTCGTCTGAGACTCCAGATCAGATGGCTATCAGTAAGGAGGCTGAGACTTCCACAACAGAGGAACATATCCCAGACCAGTCAGCCCAGATTAAAGCCTCCAGCAGCAGCCCTATAGACCTGTCCACCAAGAAAACTAAGGATAACCCTGAAGCACTCACCTTCCCTGCACCAGccgtctctccccctgctccatccgtctccccccctgcaccagccgtctccccccctgctccagatGTCTCCCCCCCTGCACCAGCCGTCTCCCCCTCTGCACCAGCCGTCTTCCCCCCTGCACCAGccgtctccccccctgctccatccgtCTCCCCCCCGGCACCAGCCGTCTCCCCCCCTGCACCAGCCGTCTCCCCCCCGGCTCCATCCGTCTCCCCCCCGGCTCCATccgtctccccccctgctccagccgtctccccccctgctccagacgtctccccccctgctccatccgtctccccccctgctccagacgtctccccccctgctccagacGTCTCCCCCCCGGCTCCATccgtctccccccctgctccatccgtctccccccctgctccatccgtctccccccctgctccatccgtctccccccctgctccagccgtctccccccctgctccagccgtctccccccctgctccagccgtctccccccctgctccagccgtctccccccctgctccagccgtctccccccctgctccatccaaCTACTCGCCTGCTGTAGCAGACTCTACCACTGTCAGCACAAACTTCACCGCTACTACTATTACTCAAG ACACTTCATCCTTTGGCTTTAAGACCATTGGAGGAGGGTTCTCATTCGCTGATCTGGCCCAGAACACTGGGGAATACGCATTTGGACAGTCAA ATTCGGACTTCTCGTGGACAGGCGCTGGTGCCACAGTGTTTGGAGCTGCACCACAGCctaagaaggatggagaggaggcggggagcGATGAAGACGATGCTGCTGATAATGCAGACATTCACTTTGAGCCTATAGTGTCATTACCCGAG GTGGAGACCAagtcaggagaggaggatgaggaaattCTGTTTAAGGAGCGCACCAAGCTGTACCGCTGGGATCGAGACCTGAACCAGTGGAAGGAGCGTGGCGTGGGAGACATCAAGATCCTGTACCACCCAGAGAAAAGGTTCTACCGGGTTCTGATGAGGAGGGAGCAGGTGCTGAGGGTGTGTGCTAACCACACCATCTCCCTGGCCATGGACCTCAAACCCATGAACACCTCCGCCCAAGCGCTGGTCTGGACCGCCACAGATCATGCCG AGGGCGAGGGCAAGGTGGAGCAACTGGCTGCCAAGTTTAAAACACCTGAGCTGGCCGAGTCCTTCAGGAAAACCTTCACAGAGTGTCAGAGCCGCATGGGCCAATCGGATTCCTTGGCTATGATGTCACCCCAGATGTCCAGAGCCCAGGAGCACTCCCGAGAGTCCAACCCCCGAGTCTACCTCACAATCACTGCCGACGACGAGGCCCTAGGAACCGTCATCATCGAGCTGTTCTCCCACATCGTTCCCAAAACGGCAGAGAACTTCCGGATCCTGTGCACAGGACAGAAGGGCTTTGGGCTCCGCGACTCCATCTTCCACAGGGTCGTTCCTGACTTCATGTGCCAA GGTGGAGACATCACCAGCCAGGATGGAACTGGAGGCAAATCAATATACGGGGGGAAGTTTGAGGACGAGAACTTTGACGTGCGCCACACAGGTCCAGGCCTGCTCTCTATGGCCAACCGTGGGCGCGACACCAACAACTCCCAGTTCTTCATCACCCTGAAGAAGGCCGAACATCTGGACTTCAAACACGTGGCCTTTGGCTTCGTCCAGGAGGGCATGGAGACCGTCCGTCAGATGGGCGAACTGGGCACCAAGACGGGCAAACCCACCAAGAAGATTGTCATCACAGAGTGTGGACAGCTGTAG